One window of Candidatus Nitrospira kreftii genomic DNA carries:
- a CDS encoding Efflux transporter periplasmic adaptor subunit — translation MNALTRKTVVILAVILVPLFLVYRYVEGQHESKALADITFEAATPSVALIQANTSPATETITLPGTIEGWYEAPIYARVEGYVKAWYKDYGALVKKGDVLAEITTPDLDAEYRQAHADLDSERAKNALAQLTAERYVAMREHQALSEQAISVQLAEAKSAAAKVAAAEQKVKNIEAFIGFKKITSPFDGIVIQRNINVGDLVSKEGSISTSNAKSNLFTVAEVDKLRLFVSVPANFGPFLNPGLTADVTVPQIPNRHFAFNFLTVAKGFDVNTRTAVTVFTIDNQDRALWPGSYATVRLTAPVDSGVITIPTSAMVFQEHGAQIAVLTEDDRIHYKPIIVAKMLDSTVEVQAGISEEDRIVNNPSSALLEGDKVRIVKPAPGYDLVTGEGIAPETIAAKEQPTNPL, via the coding sequence ATGAATGCCTTGACCAGAAAAACTGTTGTGATTTTAGCTGTCATCTTGGTTCCACTGTTTCTCGTTTACCGATACGTCGAAGGCCAGCACGAGTCTAAAGCATTGGCGGATATCACCTTTGAAGCCGCCACACCATCTGTGGCCCTCATACAAGCCAACACATCGCCTGCAACCGAAACCATTACGCTGCCCGGCACGATTGAGGGGTGGTACGAGGCGCCTATCTATGCGCGTGTCGAAGGTTATGTGAAGGCCTGGTACAAGGACTACGGTGCTCTTGTGAAGAAAGGCGATGTCCTCGCCGAAATCACCACACCGGATCTCGATGCCGAATACCGCCAGGCCCATGCAGATCTGGATTCCGAGCGTGCCAAGAACGCACTGGCTCAGCTGACCGCCGAGCGCTACGTCGCCATGCGAGAACACCAAGCGCTCTCCGAGCAGGCTATCTCTGTGCAACTCGCCGAGGCGAAGTCAGCGGCCGCAAAAGTCGCGGCGGCAGAGCAAAAGGTCAAGAACATTGAGGCTTTCATCGGGTTTAAAAAGATTACGTCCCCCTTTGACGGTATTGTCATCCAGAGGAATATCAATGTCGGTGATCTGGTGTCCAAAGAGGGCAGTATCAGTACCTCAAATGCCAAAAGCAATCTGTTTACCGTTGCCGAGGTCGATAAACTGCGACTCTTTGTGAGCGTACCAGCAAATTTTGGTCCCTTCTTAAACCCTGGCCTGACGGCCGATGTGACAGTCCCGCAAATCCCCAATCGCCATTTCGCATTTAACTTCCTGACCGTGGCGAAAGGGTTCGACGTGAACACACGCACCGCGGTCACGGTCTTTACGATCGATAACCAGGACCGCGCCCTCTGGCCAGGCTCCTACGCCACCGTCCGATTAACCGCTCCAGTGGACTCAGGTGTGATAACGATTCCGACCAGTGCGATGGTCTTTCAGGAGCACGGCGCGCAGATAGCCGTCCTCACAGAGGACGACCGAATTCACTACAAGCCGATTATCGTGGCTAAAATGCTCGACAGCACTGTGGAGGTCCAAGCGGGGATTTCCGAAGAGGATCGTATTGTGAATAACCCCAGTAGCGCGCTGCTCGAAGGTGACAAGGTGCGGATCGTCAAACCTGCTCCCGGGTATGAC